A genomic segment from Manduca sexta isolate Smith_Timp_Sample1 chromosome 13, JHU_Msex_v1.0, whole genome shotgun sequence encodes:
- the LOC115449921 gene encoding protein UXT homolog, whose protein sequence is MSQANIDEAILKYENIINNVLKEDLRVLEMRLQQINAETSDLIQQRHALKVITDKNIHPNGFKAQVNIGCNFFMEAAVSDTSSLLMNIGLNHYLEFSIEEANKYLDARIKAYEQKSEELREKAAQTKAHIKLILFGISELQRGAR, encoded by the coding sequence ATGTCGCAAGCAAACATCGACGaagcaattttaaaatacgaaaatatcATCAACAATGTTCTCAAAGAGGATTTGAGAGTGTTAGAAATGAGATTACAGCAAATAAATGCAGAGACTTCCGATTTGATACAACAGAGGCACGCATTAAAAGTGATTACAGACAAGAATATACATCCAAATGGATTCAAAGCTCAGGTGAATATAGGCTGTAATTTTTTCATGGAAGCGGCCGTCAGCGATACTTCGTCATTATTGATGAATATAggtttaaatcattatttagaGTTCAGCATAGAGgaagctaataaatatttagacgCAAGAATAAAGGCATATGAGCAGAAATCTGAAGAATTGCGAGAAAAGGCGGCACAGACCAAGGCACATATTAAGCTGATATTGTTTGGTATATCAGAACTACAGCGTGGTGCAAGGTGA